One Candidatus Omnitrophota bacterium DNA segment encodes these proteins:
- a CDS encoding DUF933 domain-containing protein: protein MKISIVSIAEIPLGKRNIKDHRLDEVDKITKAKKKTYIQVDLVDEDAALDADAILVAAESRADLILKDLEFVETRLSRNPPAEEKTILEKFKNSLEKEELASNVVLSEDEKKVISGYGLYTIKPVVAVKKEELEDVDALLARALKESNYISFFTTGEKETRAWLIRKGISAWEAAGAIHSDIQKGFIRAEIISFADFISCGGETGAKQAGKLRLEQKDYVMQDTDLTNFRFNK from the coding sequence ATGAAAATCAGTATTGTTTCAATTGCAGAAATTCCCTTAGGAAAGCGTAATATCAAAGACCATCGTTTAGATGAGGTTGATAAGATAACCAAGGCTAAGAAAAAAACATACATTCAGGTTGATTTAGTTGATGAAGATGCAGCTTTAGATGCTGATGCGATTCTAGTAGCAGCGGAATCACGCGCAGATTTAATTTTAAAGGATTTGGAATTTGTAGAAACTCGCCTTAGCCGTAATCCTCCAGCTGAAGAAAAAACAATACTTGAGAAATTCAAAAATAGTTTAGAAAAAGAGGAATTAGCATCAAATGTGGTTTTAAGCGAAGATGAAAAGAAAGTCATATCGGGTTATGGACTCTATACGATTAAACCGGTGGTTGCAGTAAAAAAGGAAGAGCTGGAAGATGTGGATGCCTTATTAGCCAGAGCACTTAAAGAGAGTAACTACATTAGTTTTTTTACCACTGGCGAGAAAGAGACCCGAGCATGGCTTATAAGAAAAGGAATAAGTGCCTGGGAAGCAGCCGGTGCAATACATTCTGATATCCAGAAGGGTTTTATCAGAGCAGAAATAATCAGTTTTGCGGATTTTATTTCTTGCGGCGGTGAGACAGGCGCCAAACAGGCAGGAAAGTTACGCCTTGAGCAAAAAGATTATGTAATGCAAGATACGGATTTAACAA